Proteins encoded by one window of Melanotaenia boesemani isolate fMelBoe1 chromosome 10, fMelBoe1.pri, whole genome shotgun sequence:
- the lysmd4 gene encoding lysM and putative peptidoglycan-binding domain-containing protein 4 — MRRGEHAPQAFQAPVDVHASADGQVYMFKRRPNENAVSSDEEEVSVVEMRQMKRDRQNNVQLLEREVLDGDNLNKIALQYGCKVADIKRINNLMHDQDLFALKSIKIPVQRHSVLTETLSDSTDLQEGMPHSAPAPVRSHDRARAQSHLQEVTDFLMEVDSDIDKLIQTTTDHDEDFLDNSEKPQRFSFRRPRLSSHGADWGIQWWNAVIAMLLIGIVLPLFYVIYFKTRDNGASPTDAALQLSTSSNTSGTGLGTRAPEQFQEPG; from the exons ATGCGGAGGGGAGAGCATGCCCCACAGGCTTTCCAGGCCCCTGTAGATGTTCATGCCAGCGCAGATGGCCAGGTGTATATGTTCAAGAGGAGGCCAAACGAAAACGCAGTATCCTCAGATGAGGAGGAGGTCAGCGTTGTGGAGATGAGGCAGATGAAGCGGGACAGACAGAATAATGTCCAGCTGCTGGAGCGCGAGGTTTTAGATGGAGATAATCTCAACAAGATTGCACTGCAATATGGCTGTaag GTGGCAGATATAAAGCGGATTAACAACCTTATGCACGATCAAGATCTATTTGCATTGAAATCTATCAAAATACCAGTTCAGAGACACAGTGTTTTAACAGAGACTTTGTCAGACTCAACTGATCTTCAAGAGGGAATGCCACATTCAGCTCCTGCACCAGTGAGGTCTCACGACAGAGCCAGAGCCCAGTCACATCTACAGGAGGTCACAGACTTTCTAATGGAAGTCGATAGTGATATCGACAAATTGATTCAGACCACAACTGATCACGACGAGGATTTCTTGGACAACAGTGAGAAGCCGCAAAGGTTCAGTTTCAGACGACCGCGCCTGAGCAGCCACGGTGCCGACTGGGGAATCCAGTGGTGGAACGCTGTAATAGCAATGCTCCTGATCGGTATTGTCCTGCCattattttatgtcatttattttaaaactagaGATAATGGAGCTTCACCAACAGATGCTGCTTTACAGCTATCTACCTCTTCAAACACTTCAGGGACAGGCCTCGGTACAAGAGCGCCCGAGCAATTTCAAGAGCCAGGATAG